The bacterium genome contains a region encoding:
- a CDS encoding tetratricopeptide repeat protein yields MKKKNTRNQPEITVPKTVKSTNEKVFSLRREGIVCLVLIIATLAVYGQARHFDFTNYDDNKYVTENYSIRNGLNPESISWAFTTGYAANWHPLTWISHMVDYSLYGLGAGGHHITSVLFHVANTLLLFLVLRLMTGAFWQSAVVAAFFALHPLHVESVAWISERKDVLSAFFWMLTLLAYYYYTVNPGIKRYLPVALCFSLGFLSKPMVVTLPFALLLLDYWPLGRLKIGQYGMASAPKINERIHSGKRRMTPGQVLIEKIPLFFLSALFSFITYFVQEKGGAIQASELFPFRLRFENAIVSYIIYMYKTIWPFRLSVFYPHPGESLKMWQVMGSAALLVIVTVLIIRSARRYPFLVTGWLWFLGILVPVIGLVQVGIQALADRYTYIPIIGLFIMAAWGIPECMKRWNYRNIALSVVTGVLVTASTAAAWVQTGYWRDSSTLFRHAVDVTSNNYLAHNNLGAFLEERKEHDEAIRHFEEALRINPDYPDANNNLGVLLNGLGRSEEAMDHFSRVLRVNPNHARAHNNMGSVLDGLGRHDEAAVHFLIAIDNDPGYINAYNNYGISLERQGKLDEATAQFLTVLRLEPFNAEAHNNLGSVCLRQGKIDAAISHYKEALGLKPDYPEALVNLGSIMLQQGRLDDALNYCNEALRLNPDYADAYYNLGNVYARQGRFDDACSRYYDALRLKPDHAEAQMNLGNVFYSGRGNLDSAYVHYSEALRLKPDYPEAHNNLGSLLFSRGNIGEAARHFSEAVRLKPDYEEARQNLEHIRALIKK; encoded by the coding sequence ATGAAGAAAAAAAACACCCGGAATCAGCCGGAAATTACCGTCCCAAAGACTGTAAAAAGTACGAATGAGAAGGTTTTCAGCCTTCGGCGCGAGGGGATTGTCTGTCTTGTGCTTATAATAGCCACGCTTGCCGTGTACGGGCAGGCGCGTCATTTCGATTTTACCAACTATGATGACAACAAGTATGTAACTGAAAATTACTCCATACGTAACGGCTTGAATCCAGAAAGCATTTCGTGGGCATTCACCACAGGATATGCCGCAAACTGGCACCCGCTGACATGGATTTCGCATATGGTTGATTATTCGCTCTATGGACTCGGCGCAGGCGGCCATCATATTACCAGTGTATTGTTCCACGTTGCGAATACTCTTTTATTGTTCCTTGTTCTGAGGCTCATGACGGGGGCATTCTGGCAGAGCGCTGTTGTTGCCGCTTTTTTTGCCCTTCATCCGCTCCATGTGGAATCGGTTGCCTGGATTTCGGAACGCAAGGATGTGCTGAGCGCCTTTTTCTGGATGCTTACCCTGCTGGCATATTACTATTATACCGTAAATCCGGGAATAAAACGGTATCTTCCGGTGGCGCTGTGCTTTTCACTGGGTTTCCTGTCCAAACCCATGGTGGTGACATTGCCGTTCGCTTTATTGCTGCTCGATTACTGGCCGCTCGGTCGATTGAAAATCGGGCAGTACGGTATGGCTTCCGCGCCGAAAATCAATGAAAGAATTCACTCCGGGAAAAGAAGAATGACGCCCGGACAAGTACTTATCGAAAAAATCCCCCTGTTCTTCCTTTCTGCTCTGTTCAGCTTTATAACCTATTTCGTTCAGGAAAAAGGCGGGGCAATACAGGCTTCGGAGCTGTTCCCCTTCCGACTCCGGTTCGAGAATGCTATCGTATCGTACATAATCTACATGTACAAGACAATCTGGCCTTTCAGGCTCTCCGTATTCTACCCTCATCCCGGCGAATCGCTCAAGATGTGGCAGGTTATGGGATCGGCGGCGCTGCTTGTCATCGTTACCGTACTGATTATCAGAAGCGCGCGGCGTTATCCTTTCCTCGTTACGGGATGGTTGTGGTTTCTCGGTATTCTTGTGCCGGTCATCGGCCTGGTTCAGGTGGGTATTCAGGCTCTGGCAGACCGGTATACCTATATTCCGATCATCGGCCTTTTCATAATGGCCGCATGGGGTATTCCCGAGTGTATGAAACGGTGGAATTACCGGAACATCGCCCTTTCTGTTGTGACGGGAGTTCTGGTCACCGCGAGTACAGCAGCTGCATGGGTTCAGACAGGGTACTGGCGGGACAGCAGCACCCTTTTCAGGCATGCAGTCGATGTCACATCGAATAACTATCTTGCTCACAACAATCTGGGTGCGTTTCTCGAAGAACGGAAAGAGCACGACGAGGCCATCAGGCATTTCGAGGAAGCTCTCCGCATAAATCCCGACTATCCCGACGCCAATAACAATCTTGGAGTTTTGCTCAACGGTCTGGGACGCAGCGAGGAGGCGATGGATCACTTCAGCAGGGTGCTCCGGGTTAATCCGAACCATGCGCGGGCGCATAACAATATGGGATCCGTACTCGATGGTCTGGGACGGCATGACGAGGCGGCCGTACATTTTCTCATAGCCATCGATAATGATCCCGGATATATCAACGCATACAACAATTACGGTATTTCACTGGAACGTCAGGGCAAACTGGATGAGGCAACCGCTCAGTTTCTCACGGTGCTGCGCCTCGAACCTTTCAACGCGGAGGCGCACAATAATCTGGGAAGTGTCTGTCTGCGGCAGGGAAAGATCGATGCAGCCATATCCCACTATAAGGAAGCGCTCGGACTGAAACCCGATTATCCTGAGGCGCTTGTCAACCTCGGCAGTATCATGCTGCAGCAGGGCAGGCTCGATGACGCCCTCAACTATTGTAACGAGGCTCTGCGCCTGAATCCGGATTATGCTGATGCCTATTACAATCTTGGTAACGTCTATGCCCGCCAGGGGAGGTTCGACGATGCCTGTAGCAGGTATTATGATGCGCTCCGGTTGAAACCCGATCATGCCGAAGCGCAGATGAATCTCGGAAATGTGTTTTATTCGGGCCGCGGAAACCTCGATTCAGCCTATGTCCATTACAGCGAGGCGCTCCGTCTGAAACCCGATTATCCCGAGGCCCATAATAATCTTGGCAGCCTTCTCTTCAGCAGGGGAAATATCGGTGAAGCAGCCCGTCACTTCAGCGAGGCGGTACGGCTCAAGCCCGATTACGAGGAAGCCCGGCAGAATCTCGAACATATTCGCGCCCTTATCAAAAAGTGA
- a CDS encoding tetratricopeptide repeat protein, giving the protein MTRKTNRPKHHDKNTGHGNSSSPESARNGDVRALHNKKHPDSAVGRIQKTSGGRSHETTFAVRRELLVPVLLVIAILAVYVQVKNHDFINFDDDVYIYQNRHVLGTPTPENLQWAFSFNEASYWHPVTWLSLILDARFFGKNPVGYHLENVALHILNTLLLFYLLRSMTHSFWPSAFVAALFALHPMNVESIAWATERKNVLSTFFWMLTTLSYLKYAVRPGAARYFPIFFLFGIGLMAKTSIATLPAVLLLLDFWPLNRIAYLQTAQEVKSGKNPATYRTALRNTARLVLEKVPLFVLGAAIVLISSRSISKFHISTESVSLAHRIAVSFISYILYIGKMVWPAKLAVYYPYPASVPLWESVGAFFLILGMTAVVVKFARRAPYLAVGWLWFLGTLFPVIGLIQAGMWPFIADRFAYIPFIGLFIMLAWGINDIVHTWPRIRRAIPYAAVVVLGAFAITTWFQLRHWQNSGRLFRHTIDVTRNNSDAYLSLGAYMVSQNKVEEALTLFYEAVRLKPGNPEAHANLANLLIRQGKLDEARVHLDRAMQIRPDYAGAHSNMVDILIRQGRINDAHTHALEALRLKPDDPDAHNNLGVVFVSQGKSDEAIGQFNEAISLNPDNARAHYNLGTVLDGLGRRDDALTQLYEAVRLDPEYANPHYSLGRLFFREGKLDSALVHYTEAVRLNPDYAEAHDDLGNILLRSGRIDEALVQFNETLRLKPDYPDAHYNLGNIFARGGNLDSARVHYYRALSVQPDNPEVHTNLGNVFFSIGELDSARVHYTEALRFKPDYPEVHNNLGSVFVRMGMLNNAELHYREAIRLKPDYTEARNNLEHILSSKK; this is encoded by the coding sequence ATGACCCGAAAAACCAATCGCCCGAAACATCACGACAAGAATACCGGACACGGGAATTCAAGCTCTCCGGAATCAGCTCGGAACGGCGATGTACGGGCTCTCCACAATAAAAAGCATCCAGATTCCGCTGTCGGACGCATACAAAAAACATCCGGGGGCCGTTCTCACGAAACCACGTTTGCCGTTCGCCGTGAACTGCTTGTCCCGGTATTACTTGTAATTGCCATCCTCGCCGTGTACGTACAGGTAAAAAATCATGACTTCATCAATTTCGACGATGATGTCTACATTTACCAGAACAGACACGTGCTCGGTACACCGACTCCTGAAAATCTCCAATGGGCCTTCAGTTTCAACGAAGCGTCATACTGGCATCCGGTGACATGGCTGTCGCTTATCCTCGATGCCCGCTTTTTTGGAAAAAATCCAGTCGGCTATCACCTTGAAAATGTGGCGCTGCATATCCTCAATACACTGCTTCTGTTTTATTTACTACGGAGTATGACACACTCGTTCTGGCCGAGCGCCTTTGTCGCGGCGCTGTTCGCTCTTCATCCCATGAATGTGGAATCGATAGCATGGGCCACCGAACGCAAGAATGTACTCAGCACCTTTTTCTGGATGCTTACAACGCTTTCGTACCTCAAATATGCGGTTCGTCCCGGGGCAGCGCGGTATTTCCCGATCTTTTTTCTTTTTGGCATTGGACTCATGGCAAAAACTTCTATTGCAACGCTTCCTGCGGTTCTGCTCCTTCTCGATTTCTGGCCCCTCAACCGTATCGCTTACCTGCAAACAGCTCAGGAAGTAAAATCCGGGAAAAATCCTGCCACGTACCGAACCGCTCTACGAAACACCGCACGGCTCGTACTGGAGAAAGTGCCGTTATTCGTCCTCGGGGCAGCAATTGTGTTAATTTCTTCACGGTCGATTTCGAAGTTTCATATTTCTACCGAATCGGTTTCACTCGCTCACAGGATAGCAGTCTCCTTCATTTCATATATTCTCTACATCGGAAAGATGGTCTGGCCGGCGAAACTTGCGGTGTACTATCCATACCCTGCATCCGTTCCCCTGTGGGAGTCAGTCGGAGCTTTTTTCCTCATTCTTGGCATGACCGCCGTGGTGGTGAAATTCGCGCGGAGAGCGCCATATCTCGCTGTGGGCTGGTTGTGGTTCCTCGGAACGTTATTCCCGGTGATAGGGCTTATACAGGCCGGTATGTGGCCGTTCATTGCCGACCGGTTCGCCTATATTCCGTTTATCGGCCTGTTTATCATGCTGGCGTGGGGTATCAACGATATCGTGCATACATGGCCGCGAATCCGAAGAGCGATACCCTATGCCGCAGTGGTAGTACTTGGTGCATTCGCGATTACAACATGGTTTCAGCTCCGTCACTGGCAGAACAGCGGGCGGCTTTTCCGTCACACCATCGATGTTACGCGGAATAACAGTGACGCATATCTCAGTCTGGGAGCATACATGGTGAGCCAGAATAAGGTCGAAGAAGCACTCACACTCTTTTACGAAGCGGTGCGTCTTAAACCGGGCAATCCGGAAGCCCATGCGAATCTCGCCAACCTTCTCATACGACAGGGTAAGCTCGACGAGGCGCGTGTCCACCTCGACCGGGCGATGCAGATCAGGCCCGACTATGCCGGCGCTCATTCCAATATGGTCGATATCCTCATCCGTCAGGGAAGAATCAATGATGCCCATACTCATGCGCTTGAAGCCCTCAGGCTGAAACCGGACGATCCGGATGCCCACAACAACCTTGGAGTCGTTTTCGTAAGCCAGGGCAAGTCAGATGAAGCGATCGGGCAATTCAACGAAGCAATCAGTCTGAATCCCGATAATGCTCGGGCCCACTATAACCTCGGTACGGTGCTCGATGGTCTGGGCAGACGGGACGACGCTCTGACACAGCTCTATGAGGCTGTCCGTCTCGATCCGGAATACGCGAATCCTCATTACAGCCTCGGCCGTCTTTTTTTCCGTGAAGGCAAGCTCGATTCTGCGCTTGTCCATTATACCGAGGCAGTCCGCCTGAACCCTGATTATGCCGAGGCTCATGACGATCTGGGAAATATTCTTCTCCGTTCCGGCAGGATCGATGAAGCATTGGTGCAATTCAATGAAACACTCCGCCTGAAGCCCGATTATCCCGATGCTCACTACAATCTGGGAAATATTTTTGCCCGCGGCGGCAATCTGGATTCAGCCCGTGTCCATTATTACAGAGCGCTCAGCGTGCAGCCAGACAATCCCGAAGTCCATACCAATCTGGGAAATGTGTTTTTCAGCATCGGTGAGCTTGATTCCGCTCGTGTTCATTATACGGAAGCTTTACGGTTCAAGCCTGATTATCCCGAAGTTCATAACAACCTGGGAAGTGTTTTCGTCCGCATGGGAATGCTCAATAACGCGGAACTCCACTACCGTGAAGCGATCCGGCTGAAACCCGATTATACCGAAGCCCGTAACAATCTCGAACATATTCTGTCATCGAAGAAATAA